Genomic segment of Bacteroidales bacterium:
CTTACCTGGGTGCTTTATCATGTGGATAGCGATTTCCGGGTTTTTCAGCTATCCATATGGGCAGGGATTTGTTGGGATCTTACAAAGGAATAGAAATAAGATATGCTTAAATACAGCTTCATTTTCATACTGCTGACAGCTCTTCTCCTCTCCTGTGAAAGGGAGATCTCACCGGAGCAGGCTGATAGTTTCATCAAGTTTTACGGGAACTACCTGGTCGATCAGGCGGGAGATGTGGAAGTGCTGGCAGATGGCGGATACGCCATCTGCGGCACCGAATCGAGTCCAACATTTGGAAAAAGAATGATCCTGATCGTCACCGATTCCTATGGCAATGTTCGAAGCGGTTTTCCAAAGTATTTTGTTGAGGAGGGGCTGGAGACCGGAGGCACGTCCCTGATCGCACTTGAGAATGGATCAGATGGTTTTTTTATTACCGGATTCGTGGAGCGTCCGGTGGCGGGTTCAGAGGAAGTGCAGAAGGATGTTTTTTTGGTTAGAGCCTCAGCTACCGGGGACGAGATCTGGCAAAGAAGTTATGGATCGGCTGATGATGAACTGGTGGATCATTCCGTAAAAAGGATCAGCTCGGGATATCTGCTGGCAGGGCACAAAATTCATGAAGGGAAATCGGATATTCTGATTATGGGGCTTACTGAAGAGGGTGATTCCATCAGGCTGGGCTTGAACTACAGCAATCCTTATGCCGAGAATTCCGCTGCTTCCTTCCTGTTGAATACCGGAGAATTCTATCTCTGTGTCTGTACCTATGACAAAAAGAACAGTGCTGGAACAGGGATACAGATCCTGAGCTTCGATGATGAACTGAGTCCGATAGCTAAAAACATCTCAGGTGATTTTAATGAGTACGGCATGTGTATTATCGAAGAGGGCCCTGAGGAATTTCTTGTCCTGGGAAACCGGGAGAACGGAACAGGACATAGTGAACTGGTGCTTTATGGGATTGAGACCAATGGTCTGCTAATAACAAATTCATCACTTCTTGCAAGCATTTCAGCGCCAGGCACGGACTATAAAGGGCAGAGGCTGGTTGAGACAGCCTCCGGGAAGCTAGCCATTGCCGGGACCAGGCAGATAGGGAACAACAGCGAAATCCTGCTGCAGTTTTTCTCCTCCTCCTACCAGGCAGAAGAGGGAGTTTCCTACGGATCCTCCGGGACCCAGACAGGCCGGGATATTGAACTTACCAAGGATGGTGGGTTTGTTCTGCTGGGCACCAATAATTATGGAGGGGGCAGTAATATCTCTCTATTGAAAACCAGTGCAACGGGTGATATATAATGGCACATGAAAAAAAGAAATTAAACCAGATGAGGGACTTGTTGTTCCTTCCGTTGTCACTGATGCTGTTCATGACAAATGGCTTGATCTGGGCTCAGACAAGCGTTCATCTGGAACGGAATGGAGTGCTTACTGACCTGATATGTGAAATTGCAGGCAGCTATCAGTTTATTGGTACTAATCCGGATGGTATTCCAGGCACTTTTGCTCTCTTTACTAGCGGCGGAAGCCCTGTTTCGGGACATATAAGCGATACGGATCTGACCGACGATATGGCTGTTCTCGATCCTGTTGGACTGGATGGAGAATACCGTGTCCGGTATTCTTATCTGCTTGGAGAGGTGACCATGAGTGTCTCCAGTAATTTTACGGTGACACTCCTGGACAATATTGAGATTCAGAGTTTGCCGGAGCGGGTCTGTAAAAATGATTCCCCCTATCCGCTTGTTCCTGTACCGAGTCTGTCTGATCCGGGTGCCACTTACACTTTCTCAGGGCCGGGTGTCTCCGGGAACCAGAGTACAGGTTACTTCTACAATCCGGCCAGCTCGCAGGTATCGGAAGGATGGATACAGATCAGCCTTTTATATAACTCCTCACTGGGATGCAGCGTTCTAAGCAGCATCTCTATTTACAACAGCTTTGTTCCTGAACTCACTTTCTCTGCAACTTCTTCCTGCATTCCATCTACCGGAGGCCTCATTCAGTTTGATAACACAAGCTCAGGTAAATATGCGGTGGAAAGCTGGGGCTGGAATTTTGGAGATCCCGATAGCGGGCCTGATAATAACAGCAATGAGGAAAATCCGGATCATTTTTATCCCAGGCCCGGTACCTGGAGTGTCACTTTGTCGGCAGAGACTTATGATGGCTGTATAGCCAACCGGACCCGGAATGTGGTCTTTTCGGATCAACCCATTGTGGATTTTACCTGGATCACAGATTGTTTTATCCGGGGGGAGCATACCTCATTCCTGGATCGTTCAGAATCCCCCTTTGCCACCATTAATGATTTACTCTGGACCTTCAGGACCACCAGTGGCGGAGTACTGGGGCAGATTGCCAGTACGAACCCGGACGACACCATTCGTTTTCCCTTTACCTCTCTGAATGAGTACCGGATAAGCCTGGATGTAGAAAATAATCTGGGTTGTTCGGGTTCTGTTACAAAGACTATTTCCCTGAAACCCATTTATACCCTGGGCACCGAAGGCTACCTGGAAACCTTTGATGACGGGCCTGCAGACTGGCTTATTGATTCAGAGGATGACCTGGAGAGCTGGATACTTGGTGAGCCTGATTTCTCCGGGTTTAATCCGGTAGCCGGAGATCTGGCCTGGTATACGGGCTTACCTGCCGTTGCCGCTTATTTGGAGAACTCCTGGATCGAGAGCCCCTGTTTTGACCTTTCGGCACTCTCCATCCCGCTGGTACAGCTGGATATCATGAAGAGTTTTGTGCCGGGTACAGATGGTGCGGTTATGCAATACCAGTACCAGGTGAGTGAGGGATGGAAAAACCTGGGTGTTGTGGATGGAGGGATCAACTGGTTTAATAGTTACGGAATATTCAACGAACCCGGCGGAAGCAGCATCGGATGGAGTCTTCTAAGTTTTGAACCCGATGAAGATTGGGTGCGTGCAGGCTATGCGATGGATGTTCTTGCCGATGTGCCCTATGTAAAATTCCGCATAGCGCTTGGCACAGGAGGCAGGCTATCGATGGGAAATCAGGGTTTTGCATTTGATAATTTCTACCTGGGGGAACAGAACAGAAACTCCATCCTGGAACATTTTACCAATTCTTCCTCCAGTGAGGCCATTGCCGCTGATATTGTCGTGGAACAGTTTGCAGAGGACCATGCAAACCTGGTCATCGATCTTCAGTACCACATGGATTATCCGGGTTACGACCCCATGAATATGAACAACCCGGTCCCTCCTTCGGTCCGATCCTTCAACTATGGTGTTCCATCGGTTCCCTATGCGGTGTTAAACGGGGGCTCTGAACCGGAAAATCGCTACGATTTCTCAGATCCATCTGAACAACCTACCGGAGAGGTCCTGAAGGCATCCTCACTGGATATCTCACCCTTTGATATGGAGCTGACGGCAGAGTTTCAGTGGAACCGTCTGTCAGGCAGTGTAGATGTCAGCTGTAAATCGAATACTTTTGACTCCAATGTTCAGCTTTATGTGGTAGTCCTTGAAAAGCTGGTCACTGCCTATTCCGGCGCCAACCAGACCACCTCCTTCCGGAATGTCGTGCTCGATATCCTTCCATCGGCCAGTGGTAAGTTACTTGGTAATGAATGGGGAAGTGGTGTTTCGAAAAGCCAGGATTTCAGCTGGGACTATCCTTCCTTTGTGGAGGACGTGGAAGACCTGGTCCTGGTGGCCT
This window contains:
- a CDS encoding PKD domain-containing protein — encoded protein: MRDLLFLPLSLMLFMTNGLIWAQTSVHLERNGVLTDLICEIAGSYQFIGTNPDGIPGTFALFTSGGSPVSGHISDTDLTDDMAVLDPVGLDGEYRVRYSYLLGEVTMSVSSNFTVTLLDNIEIQSLPERVCKNDSPYPLVPVPSLSDPGATYTFSGPGVSGNQSTGYFYNPASSQVSEGWIQISLLYNSSLGCSVLSSISIYNSFVPELTFSATSSCIPSTGGLIQFDNTSSGKYAVESWGWNFGDPDSGPDNNSNEENPDHFYPRPGTWSVTLSAETYDGCIANRTRNVVFSDQPIVDFTWITDCFIRGEHTSFLDRSESPFATINDLLWTFRTTSGGVLGQIASTNPDDTIRFPFTSLNEYRISLDVENNLGCSGSVTKTISLKPIYTLGTEGYLETFDDGPADWLIDSEDDLESWILGEPDFSGFNPVAGDLAWYTGLPAVAAYLENSWIESPCFDLSALSIPLVQLDIMKSFVPGTDGAVMQYQYQVSEGWKNLGVVDGGINWFNSYGIFNEPGGSSIGWSLLSFEPDEDWVRAGYAMDVLADVPYVKFRIALGTGGRLSMGNQGFAFDNFYLGEQNRNSILEHFTNSSSSEAIAADIVVEQFAEDHANLVIDLQYHMDYPGYDPMNMNNPVPPSVRSFNYGVPSVPYAVLNGGSEPENRYDFSDPSEQPTGEVLKASSLDISPFDMELTAEFQWNRLSGSVDVSCKSNTFDSNVQLYVVVLEKLVTAYSGANQTTSFRNVVLDILPSASGKLLGNEWGSGVSKSQDFSWDYPSFVEDVEDLVLVAFVTDRDQNLILQSARLEYDPATGLENREIAEEKLAVYPNPANGFAYVNFGREIGQEGQLQIADLQGRTVMTTVLSPGYSIYKLEFKDLAPGIYLLRWIESGALSGQGKLVHVH